TTTAAGATCCTCAATATTTAAATCAAATATTTTGATACTTCCTCTTTCAATCCATTCAAGAAAGTCTGATTGTGCCTCAACAGAGAATGAAAGAAGGTAAACAACTTCAGCAATTACGGGCCACGAAGAAATTAATTCACCATTATATGATTTAAGAAATTTTAAAGTGTGTTTATGAAACTTATCTTTGGAATTGAATAAAGCAATTATTGGACCAGAATCAATGAGAGCTACGT
This sequence is a window from Leptospira limi. Protein-coding genes within it:
- a CDS encoding type II toxin-antitoxin system VapC family toxin; translated protein: MKNVALIDSGPIIALFNSKDKFHKHTLKFLKSYNGELISSWPVIAEVVYLLSFSVEAQSDFLEWIERGSIKIFDLNIEDLKYIKNRMRKYSDLPMDLADASLMCISEKMGIERIVSIDSDFSIYKNLKGKFLQNIFKV